From a single Leptospira levettii genomic region:
- a CDS encoding class I SAM-dependent methyltransferase: MSENLYTQKISIQDEMPRLSAQANLLKLLLEPYLDSIEYEKEVGTALDAGAGPGVLTSFLMKKNPNLKWSACDISEDMVQYCKLVYPKVDWKVSDVRSLDYPDNHFDFIFNSMVLIHIKEPEKALKEFYRVLKPGGKVLIHCPNDKTFTGPQVLLDMVAKHATIHPADRFVMEKIPGMMESLGFQLKHRTDFIASNDGNDDKPTVDYPKIHLGMMTGWSMMSFMGHPDGMQDLYSKLQSEYMSNRVKFTIKLETHLYQK, translated from the coding sequence TTGAGCGAAAACCTTTATACACAAAAAATATCCATTCAGGATGAGATGCCCCGGTTATCAGCACAGGCCAACCTCCTGAAGCTCCTGCTTGAGCCATATTTAGATTCCATCGAATACGAAAAAGAAGTTGGTACGGCTCTGGATGCGGGAGCGGGTCCAGGGGTATTAACCAGTTTTCTCATGAAGAAAAATCCAAACCTCAAATGGTCTGCTTGTGACATCTCCGAGGATATGGTCCAATACTGTAAGTTGGTATATCCAAAAGTAGACTGGAAGGTCTCTGATGTTCGCTCGCTAGATTACCCAGACAATCATTTTGATTTTATTTTTAATTCGATGGTGCTCATTCACATCAAAGAGCCTGAAAAAGCTCTAAAAGAATTCTACAGAGTGTTAAAACCTGGCGGAAAGGTTCTCATCCATTGTCCGAATGACAAAACTTTTACTGGCCCACAAGTTCTTTTGGATATGGTAGCCAAACATGCCACCATCCATCCAGCTGACAGGTTTGTGATGGAAAAAATACCTGGAATGATGGAATCTTTGGGATTCCAATTGAAACACAGGACCGACTTCATTGCCTCCAATGATGGAAATGATGATAAACCAACAGTGGATTACCCAAAAATTCATTTGGGAATGATGACTGGTTGGTCTATGATGTCCTTTATGGGTCATCCAGATGGGATGCAGGATTTATATTCGAAATTACAATCAGAGTATATGTCCAATCGTGTGAAATTCACAATCAAATTAGAAACGCATTTGTACCAAAAATAA